One Megalops cyprinoides isolate fMegCyp1 chromosome 23, fMegCyp1.pri, whole genome shotgun sequence genomic region harbors:
- the LOC118770635 gene encoding uncharacterized protein LOC118770635 — protein SVLILLNLSAAFDTVNHQTLISKLSEMGISGTSLSWFKSYLTGRSSQVNKRISACLADISKWMSSHHLKLNLRKMELLFIPAGPSPLHDLSITVDGTTIPSSQSAKSLGIILDSNLDFKEYIARMSRACRFLLHNIRRIRPFLTTYATQLLIQATVLPRLDYCNALLAGLPACTTQPLQLIQNAAARLIFNLPKFSHVTPLLKSLHWLPVAARIRFKTLTLAFSAINRTAPTYLQELIQLYTPARPLRSAATGRLAPCMVKARAPSDGA, from the exons tctgtcctcatcctcctcaacCTCTCCGCTGCTTttgacacagtcaaccaccagacactaatatcaaagctgtctgagatgggcatctctggaacctccctctcctggttcaagtcctacctgactggtagat cctcccaggtcaacaaaagaatctctgcatgcctggctgacatctccaaatggatgtcatcccaccatctaaagctgaacctcagaaaaatgGAACTGCTCTTtatcccagccggcccttcccccctgcatgacctctccatcactgtcgatggcaccacaataccatcctctcagtcagcaaagagcttgggcatcatcctcgacagcaacctggacttcaaggagtacattgctcgcatgtcacgggcctgccgattcctcctccacaacatcaggaggattcgtccgttcctgacaacatacgcgacgcagctccttatccaggccacagttctccctcgactggactactgcaacgctctcctcgcaggcctcccagcctgtaccacccagcctctccagctcatccagaacgcagctgcccgactaatcttcaacctccccaaattctcccatgttactcccctgcttaaatccctccactggcttcctgtcgctgccaggatcagattcaagaccctgaccctcgccttctctgcaatcaacaggacagcccctacctacctccaagaactcatccagctctacacaccagcccgacccctgcgctcagcagcaactggacgcctcgctccttgcatggtcaaggcaaGAG ctccttcagacggggcctga